The Sulfitobacter indolifex genome contains the following window.
GGCTGAGCCATGTGGCGCGTGACAGTGGTGGTATTCTGGCAGGCGCGATCCGCTATTGGCCCGTTAGGATCGGCGCGACAGAGGCGCTGTTGCTGGGCCCGGTTGCCGTCCACCCCACGCGGCAGGGCGAAGGGCTGGGCGCGGCGTTGATCGAGACCTCGCTGGCGCATGCGGGGCCGCTTGGTTGGGAACGGGTGATGCTGGTGGGCGATGCGCCTTACTATAACCGCTTTGGCTTTACCCTATTGCAAGACGTGGAAATGCCCCCGCCCACAAACCCCGCGCGCGTCTTGGGCCGGTCCTTGGCAGAGGATGCTTGGGCCGGCGTAATCGGCAAGGTTCGCCACTGGCACGATTGATTTTACCCCATCCCCGACCCACTTTGAGCCTAAGCTCAAAGAGGGACGCCAATGCGGATCGAAAGCAACCTGCCCAGCACCATCGACGTCGATGCCCGACTGGATGAAATCGCCCGCCGTTACAAACAGGCGGGAGGGGTCGGAATCCATGTGCTGAATCTGATCGGCGGCAGCGCGGATGGATTGATAGACCGTTTGCCGGGGGCTGTGCGCCGCAACCTTGAAAGCGCCACGATGAAAGCGCTGAACCACGCAATGCAGGCTGCGCATTCCAGCCGCAGCTATGTGAAGGACCAGCAAGGTTGGCTAAACCAAGCGGTCTCGACCGCCATGGGGGCCGCTGGCGGGGCCGGGGGGCTGCCCACCGCGCTGGCCGAGCTGCCCGTAACCACCACGCTGCTTTTACGGGTTATTCAGGGTGTGGCCGCAGAACATGGGTTTGATCCGGCGGCTGAGAACGTGCAGTTCGATTGCGTGCATGTCTTCACCGCCGCAGGGCCGCTGGCCGATGACGACAG
Protein-coding sequences here:
- a CDS encoding GNAT family N-acetyltransferase translates to MPYKMTPEVPADHWEVEALYDTCFAPGREALSSYRLRDGVPPVAGLSHVARDSGGILAGAIRYWPVRIGATEALLLGPVAVHPTRQGEGLGAALIETSLAHAGPLGWERVMLVGDAPYYNRFGFTLLQDVEMPPPTNPARVLGRSLAEDAWAGVIGKVRHWHD
- a CDS encoding EcsC family protein codes for the protein MRIESNLPSTIDVDARLDEIARRYKQAGGVGIHVLNLIGGSADGLIDRLPGAVRRNLESATMKALNHAMQAAHSSRSYVKDQQGWLNQAVSTAMGAAGGAGGLPTALAELPVTTTLLLRVIQGVAAEHGFDPAAENVQFDCVHVFTAAGPLADDDSADLGFLTVRMALTGRAMNAVIARVAPRLAVVLGQKLAAQAVPVLGAVAGAATNYAYTSYYQDMAHVHFGMRKLAIEADIPQEELVARLRLKMGRKPPKL